The proteins below come from a single Candidatus Paceibacterota bacterium genomic window:
- a CDS encoding EamA family transporter: MSWILITIFAHLLSSVAYIFDKHIVTDTKLKPISYTFYSGIFQISYIALIPFVGFVLPENPMMILLGIGDGALFILALLVFYKGLKLGEASRVIPVVGASIPIFTASLAFIILNENLDQRQLLAFAFLVLGGSLISAKFKSRKLYAIKGLALAITSGFLFALYYTLMKLLYSNSHFASGFILIQIGGFLGALLLVLIKKNRPEIFSISKGSTKSSTSLFIIAKVVAAVAALMLNYAISIEGSKITVINALQAVQYIFLLIFAFILAKKMPSFLNEQFSRSIAAQKIVSVFIIAIGLYFLAF, from the coding sequence ATGTCTTGGATACTGATAACAATATTCGCTCATCTTCTTTCTTCAGTGGCGTACATCTTCGACAAGCACATAGTTACGGACACGAAGCTCAAGCCGATCAGCTATACTTTCTATTCGGGAATATTCCAGATATCATATATAGCCCTGATCCCATTCGTCGGATTCGTCCTGCCGGAAAATCCCATGATGATCCTGCTCGGAATCGGGGACGGAGCGCTTTTCATACTTGCTCTCCTTGTATTTTATAAAGGCTTGAAACTGGGAGAAGCTTCCAGGGTAATTCCGGTGGTCGGAGCATCTATCCCCATATTTACAGCATCGCTTGCATTCATTATACTTAACGAGAACCTTGATCAAAGACAATTATTAGCGTTCGCATTCCTCGTCCTTGGCGGATCATTGATCTCCGCGAAATTCAAATCCAGAAAACTGTACGCCATAAAAGGACTTGCACTTGCGATAACTTCCGGATTTCTGTTCGCATTATATTATACGCTGATGAAACTCCTTTATTCAAATTCTCACTTTGCCAGCGGTTTCATTCTGATACAGATCGGCGGATTCCTGGGGGCACTTCTTCTTGTCTTGATCAAAAAAAACAGGCCGGAGATATTTTCAATATCGAAGGGAAGTACGAAAAGCTCAACCAGCCTGTTTATCATTGCGAAAGTCGTCGCCGCGGTTGCTGCGCTGATGCTTAATTATGCGATTTCGATCGAAGGGAGCAAAATAACCGTGATCAACGCCCTTCAGGCGGTTCAATATATTTTCTTGCTTATTTTCGCCTTCATTCTGGCAAAAAAAATGCCGTCTTTCCTGAATGAACAATTCTCCAGATCGATCGCGGCGCAAAAGATCGTTTCAGTATTTATCATTGCAATAGGCCTTTACTTCCTAGCTTTTTAA
- a CDS encoding cellulase family glycosylhydrolase, translating into MKLRSWSLKFKLFYAAIVIILILIILFAMPRNGGNVTYGITYSKDFAIHLSLDWKETYIALLDDLGVRQFRIPTYWTETESVKDSYFFDDIDWQISEAKKRNAKIILNVGQKQPRWPECHIPDWAMALGAERRQEELLEMIKLTVDRYKNNDTISRWQVENEPYLQFGNCPKFDEDFLDREIALVKSIDNTRPVIISDSGELGTWYGAGKRADILGTTLYRIVWDKYLGYVKYPISSLVYRIKAAVIMLTTDVDKIIIVELQGEPWGPKMIIETPIEEQYRSMGVDQFKNNIEFVKKVEFSEAYLWGGEWWYWLKTKHNDPRIWDEARNIFQNNSQK; encoded by the coding sequence ATGAAATTGAGATCCTGGTCACTGAAATTCAAACTGTTTTATGCGGCTATTGTCATTATTCTGATCCTGATAATACTATTTGCAATGCCCCGAAACGGGGGAAATGTGACTTACGGAATAACTTATAGCAAGGATTTTGCAATTCATCTCAGCCTTGACTGGAAGGAAACGTACATTGCACTGCTCGATGATCTGGGCGTGAGGCAATTCAGGATACCGACATACTGGACTGAAACTGAAAGCGTGAAAGATTCATATTTTTTTGACGATATCGACTGGCAAATAAGCGAAGCAAAAAAAAGAAATGCGAAGATCATTTTGAATGTGGGCCAAAAACAGCCGCGATGGCCGGAATGCCACATTCCCGACTGGGCGATGGCTCTAGGCGCCGAGAGGCGGCAGGAAGAACTTCTTGAAATGATCAAACTGACCGTGGACAGATATAAAAACAATGACACGATCTCGAGATGGCAAGTTGAGAATGAACCATATCTTCAGTTCGGCAATTGTCCCAAATTCGATGAAGATTTCCTCGACAGGGAGATCGCGCTTGTAAAATCCATTGACAATACAAGGCCCGTCATAATATCTGACAGCGGCGAACTTGGAACATGGTATGGCGCCGGCAAACGCGCCGATATCCTTGGAACGACGCTATATAGAATAGTTTGGGATAAGTACCTCGGCTATGTGAAATATCCGATCTCGTCGCTTGTCTACAGGATCAAGGCGGCGGTCATCATGCTCACCACGGACGTAGACAAGATCATCATCGTAGAGCTGCAGGGGGAGCCTTGGGGCCCGAAAATGATCATAGAAACGCCCATCGAGGAACAATACAGGTCAATGGGAGTCGATCAATTTAAGAATAATATAGAATTCGTCAAAAAAGTGGAATTCTCGGAAGCATATCTCTGGGGCGGAGAATGGTGGTATTGGCTGAAAACGAAACATAACGACCCGAGAATATGGGATGAAGCCAGAAACATTTTTCAAAATAATAGTCAAAAATGA
- a CDS encoding magnesium transporter CorA family protein, giving the protein MISIYKKTLKDNQLLSINDIEKGCWISVTDPSKSELADLERKMNLDATIMEDGLDDNEIPRIHLENGTFYLIIRFPMEADGNIITVPLLVCVTSENIITMCKRESKVIAKFIETKLSFCTTQKTQLLLKIILEIFGCYENFLSRILKDIKHKKIKINNLNNNDILYLVQEEETLNDFEMSLAHNINVLEKILSGRYITLYEKDKDITEDLFMDSKQTLEMSKVALKSIRNIREAYSTILSNELNKVIKVLTGATIVITIPNIVGSLFGMNVAVPFANDSLGFYYILLIIAVLSLLMYIVLFRRKWI; this is encoded by the coding sequence ATGATCAGCATATATAAAAAAACCCTCAAGGATAACCAACTTCTCAGCATCAATGACATCGAGAAAGGATGCTGGATATCAGTGACGGATCCGAGCAAGAGCGAGCTCGCAGATCTTGAAAGAAAGATGAATCTCGATGCCACCATCATGGAAGACGGCCTCGATGACAATGAAATACCGCGGATCCATCTGGAAAACGGAACATTTTATCTCATCATCAGGTTTCCAATGGAGGCGGACGGCAATATCATAACAGTGCCTCTTTTGGTTTGCGTTACAAGCGAAAACATCATTACAATGTGCAAAAGAGAGAGCAAGGTAATCGCAAAATTCATCGAAACCAAGCTGTCTTTCTGCACTACGCAGAAAACCCAGCTTCTTTTGAAGATCATACTTGAAATATTCGGCTGTTATGAGAACTTTCTATCCAGGATACTCAAAGATATCAAGCATAAAAAAATAAAGATCAACAATCTCAACAACAACGACATACTGTATCTTGTCCAGGAAGAAGAGACGCTGAATGATTTTGAAATGTCGCTGGCTCACAATATAAACGTATTGGAAAAGATATTGAGCGGAAGATATATAACGCTTTACGAGAAAGACAAAGATATAACCGAGGACCTGTTCATGGACAGCAAGCAGACGCTCGAAATGTCAAAAGTGGCGCTGAAATCGATCAGAAACATCCGCGAAGCATATTCGACAATACTCTCAAACGAATTGAACAAGGTTATCAAGGTCCTGACCGGGGCGACTATAGTTATAACAATTCCCAATATAGTCGGGAGCCTGTTCGGAATGAACGTTGCGGTTCCCTTCGCAAATGACAGCCTTGGCTTCTATTATATCCTGCTCATCATTGCCGTTCTTTCGCTACTCATGTATATAGTGCTTTTCAGGAGAAAGTGGATCTAA
- the secE gene encoding preprotein translocase subunit SecE, whose amino-acid sequence MNIIKSLKNYIVDVKTETRKVSWPTKKRATRDSAIVVFISVAMAVFLGGVDYLLTYLIETYIVK is encoded by the coding sequence ATGAACATAATTAAAAGCCTGAAAAACTATATAGTTGACGTGAAAACGGAAACAAGAAAAGTCAGCTGGCCGACAAAAAAAAGAGCCACCAGAGATTCCGCGATCGTTGTTTTTATAAGCGTCGCGATGGCTGTTTTTTTGGGTGGTGTAGATTATCTTCTGACATATCTCATAGAGACATATATAGTTAAATAG
- the nusG gene encoding transcription termination/antitermination protein NusG, which produces MPKQVADFGKNWYVLHTYSGYEDNVCRNLKQRIESMGMEDKIFNVLVPKEKKIKIKNGKRKVIEERIFPGYVLVEMIVTDDSWYVVRNTPNVTGFVGSGTTPTPISDEEMTSLKRRMGVKEPKYKIDVSQGDIVKVIDGPFKDFDGKVDAIDEEKGKVKVLVQMFGRETPLELDFLQIKRI; this is translated from the coding sequence ATGCCAAAACAAGTTGCTGATTTCGGAAAAAATTGGTATGTACTTCACACTTATTCGGGATATGAAGACAATGTGTGCAGGAATCTGAAACAGAGAATCGAATCGATGGGCATGGAAGATAAAATATTCAATGTTCTCGTTCCAAAAGAAAAGAAGATCAAGATCAAAAACGGAAAACGAAAAGTCATAGAAGAAAGGATATTTCCCGGCTATGTGCTCGTTGAAATGATCGTAACGGACGACTCGTGGTATGTGGTAAGAAACACGCCGAACGTTACAGGATTCGTCGGTTCAGGAACAACGCCGACTCCGATCTCCGATGAAGAAATGACCTCGCTGAAACGCAGAATGGGCGTCAAGGAGCCGAAATATAAGATAGATGTTTCTCAGGGAGACATCGTCAAGGTCATCGACGGGCCGTTCAAAGATTTCGACGGAAAAGTCGATGCGATAGATGAAGAAAAAGGAAAGGTTAAAGTGCTGGTTCAGATGTTCGGCAGAGAAACACCCCTTGAACTGGATTTCCTTCAGATCAAGAGAATATAA
- the rplK gene encoding 50S ribosomal protein L11 produces MAKKVLKQIKLQIPAGKANPAPPIGPALGQAGVNIQEFCSRFNNESKDKMGDVIPTIITVYEDRSYTFVMKTPPASGLLKKAAGVEKGSKEPQKDKVGKITKKQLEEIAKVKMQDLNANDLEGAMNTIAGTARSMGIKIEE; encoded by the coding sequence ATGGCAAAAAAAGTTTTAAAACAGATAAAGCTGCAGATACCGGCGGGAAAAGCGAATCCGGCGCCACCTATCGGCCCGGCATTGGGACAAGCGGGAGTCAATATCCAGGAGTTCTGCTCGAGGTTCAACAATGAATCCAAAGATAAGATGGGAGATGTCATACCGACAATCATTACAGTATATGAGGACAGATCTTATACATTTGTCATGAAAACCCCTCCTGCATCAGGTCTTCTCAAGAAAGCCGCAGGAGTCGAGAAGGGCTCAAAAGAACCCCAGAAAGATAAAGTCGGGAAGATCACAAAGAAACAGCTGGAAGAAATTGCAAAAGTAAAAATGCAAGATCTGAATGCGAACGATCTCGAGGGTGCAATGAATACGATCGCAGGAACAGCAAGGAGCATGGGGATCAAGATCGAAGAATAA
- a CDS encoding DUF4430 domain-containing protein, with protein MVMKPLTNKAKVIILLIAIAIIAVAVVFYTKNTASKNKNDAKTLISYSTSKNSSTVFDALTEYGKANNIEIKSSIDNRYGVFVESIGGIKNGDEGKYWQYYINNTLGDVAADKKAIGKNDVVEWRFENVPF; from the coding sequence ATGGTCATGAAGCCGCTCACAAACAAAGCAAAGGTCATAATACTGCTTATTGCTATTGCGATCATTGCAGTTGCTGTCGTATTTTATACAAAGAATACAGCTTCTAAGAATAAGAATGACGCAAAGACGCTCATATCTTATTCAACCAGCAAAAACAGCTCGACGGTTTTTGACGCTCTTACGGAGTACGGCAAAGCCAATAACATAGAGATAAAATCAAGCATCGACAATCGGTATGGAGTATTTGTTGAAAGCATCGGCGGAATTAAAAACGGAGATGAAGGAAAATATTGGCAATACTATATCAATAACACGCTTGGCGATGTCGCCGCAGACAAAAAAGCAATAGGCAAGAACGATGTCGTCGAATGGCGATTTGAAAATGTTCCATTCTAA
- a CDS encoding DUF6580 family putative transport protein: protein MLNINAKTKFICAMILIGSGVTGRFLLVSYSGIPNLEIISALSLIAGIYIGGVYAAIVPISIVFLSDLVIGNNYIFVFTWTAFAIIGVFGSLFKDKFKSIKLGNSIALAILSATFFYVYTNFGWWLMSGMYEHSLNGLISCYAAGLPFFRNNILGNLIFVPSFIYMFQMLWKHSQADIALKAIKHYN from the coding sequence ATGCTGAATATCAATGCGAAAACAAAGTTTATCTGTGCAATGATATTGATCGGCTCGGGAGTGACGGGAAGATTTTTGCTGGTAAGCTATTCCGGGATACCGAACCTTGAAATAATATCGGCACTGTCGCTCATTGCAGGAATATACATCGGCGGTGTTTATGCGGCGATCGTTCCTATTTCAATCGTTTTTCTGAGCGATCTTGTTATCGGAAACAACTATATTTTCGTTTTTACATGGACAGCATTTGCGATCATAGGAGTATTCGGTTCTTTGTTCAAAGATAAATTCAAAAGCATAAAACTCGGCAATTCAATTGCGCTTGCGATATTATCGGCAACATTTTTCTATGTTTATACGAATTTCGGATGGTGGCTGATGTCGGGAATGTACGAACACAGCTTGAATGGGTTGATCAGCTGTTATGCCGCAGGTCTGCCGTTTTTCAGAAACAATATTCTAGGTAATCTGATCTTCGTACCTTCTTTCATATATATGTTCCAGATGCTTTGGAAACATAGCCAAGCCGATATAGCGCTCAAAGCAATCAAGCATTATAACTAA
- the rplA gene encoding 50S ribosomal protein L1, translating to MYKSKRYREIKKRIDSDKRYSLDEAVKLLVKNATAKFNESVEVHVRTGIDPKMADQLIRGTVVLPNGTGKEKKIAVFAEGEKAMEAKQAGADLVGGQDLIDKIKQTKETNFDISVATPDIMKKMAVIAKVLGPKGLMPSPKTDTVTFDIKKTVEQLKKGKISFKNDDTGNIHQLVGKISFGDEKLKENIAFYIQAIREARPAGVKGEYIKDIIITSTMGAGIKVS from the coding sequence ATGTACAAATCAAAACGTTACAGAGAGATCAAAAAAAGAATAGACAGCGATAAGCGATATAGCCTGGACGAAGCGGTAAAGCTTTTGGTGAAAAACGCTACAGCGAAATTCAACGAAAGCGTGGAAGTCCATGTCAGAACCGGCATCGATCCAAAAATGGCAGATCAGCTTATCAGGGGAACCGTGGTTCTTCCGAACGGAACCGGCAAAGAAAAGAAAATAGCTGTGTTCGCCGAAGGGGAAAAGGCAATGGAAGCAAAACAGGCCGGAGCCGACCTGGTCGGAGGCCAGGATCTGATCGACAAGATCAAACAGACCAAAGAAACCAATTTCGATATTTCAGTCGCAACGCCGGATATAATGAAAAAAATGGCTGTAATTGCAAAGGTCCTTGGACCGAAAGGGCTTATGCCTTCTCCGAAGACCGATACAGTCACATTCGACATCAAAAAGACGGTTGAACAGCTCAAAAAGGGCAAGATCAGCTTCAAGAACGACGATACGGGCAATATCCATCAGCTTGTCGGAAAAATATCATTCGGCGACGAGAAACTGAAGGAAAATATCGCATTCTATATCCAGGCTATCAGAGAAGCCAGACCGGCGGGAGTTAAGGGAGAATACATCAAAGATATTATCATAACCTCAACTATGGGCGCAGGCATTAAAGTAAGCTAA
- a CDS encoding 2'-deoxycytidine 5'-triphosphate deaminase, which translates to MSKTNIKKSGAIPSQLMRQMISRGEIVKAKNDSIQPASIDLCVSDEGYRMKGTFLPKKGESVRDIIKNESLYRINLSNPLEKSGVYLIKLIESLALSPEIFAIASSKSSTGRVDLQTRLIVDDNSRFDDVPCGYEGELWLQVIPKSFLIKLNSEDKLNQLRFFNGDAKLSRDELLKLYISENLLVDDNLRPIDSDQKLTQNQGCNLTMCIDLEGSGNSNIIGYKNLLVDQVLDFSKRNYYDMNDFFEPIAKPRDGKLILEKGSFYIFSTKEMIRVPRNYSAEMIAYDIFTGEFRSHYAGFFDPGFGYGEKGEIKGRQAVLEVRSFDSNFIFRDGQPICQMNYENLVESPDFVYSEKIGSHYANQKGPKLSKHFK; encoded by the coding sequence ATGTCCAAAACAAATATAAAAAAATCCGGAGCGATCCCTTCGCAGCTCATGAGACAGATGATATCGCGAGGCGAGATCGTGAAGGCAAAAAATGACAGCATTCAACCGGCAAGCATTGATCTATGCGTAAGCGATGAAGGATACAGAATGAAAGGGACATTCCTTCCCAAAAAGGGAGAGTCCGTGCGCGACATCATAAAAAATGAATCCCTGTATAGGATCAACCTCTCGAATCCGCTGGAAAAAAGTGGCGTCTATCTCATAAAACTGATCGAGAGCCTTGCGCTTTCTCCCGAGATCTTTGCGATAGCTTCGAGCAAGAGCTCAACCGGACGCGTTGATCTTCAGACCAGGCTGATCGTTGATGATAATTCGCGATTTGACGACGTGCCCTGCGGATACGAAGGAGAGCTATGGCTTCAGGTCATTCCGAAATCTTTTCTGATAAAATTGAACAGCGAAGATAAATTGAATCAGCTCCGGTTCTTCAATGGAGACGCAAAGCTGTCACGCGATGAACTGCTGAAGCTTTACATATCTGAAAATCTTCTCGTCGATGATAATTTACGACCCATCGATTCAGATCAGAAACTTACTCAGAACCAAGGATGCAATCTGACGATGTGCATCGACCTTGAAGGATCCGGGAATTCGAACATAATCGGATATAAGAATCTTCTCGTGGACCAGGTTTTGGATTTTTCAAAAAGAAACTACTATGATATGAATGATTTTTTTGAGCCCATAGCTAAACCGAGAGATGGAAAACTGATCTTGGAAAAAGGATCGTTTTATATTTTTTCAACCAAAGAGATGATCAGAGTACCGCGGAATTATTCCGCCGAAATGATCGCTTATGACATTTTTACGGGAGAATTCAGGAGCCACTATGCGGGATTTTTCGATCCCGGGTTCGGATATGGCGAAAAAGGGGAAATAAAGGGACGGCAGGCCGTGCTGGAGGTGAGATCCTTTGACAGCAATTTTATTTTTCGCGACGGACAACCGATATGCCAGATGAATTATGAGAACCTCGTGGAATCGCCCGATTTTGTCTATAGCGAGAAGATCGGATCTCATTATGCAAACCAGAAAGGTCCAAAACTGAGCAAACATTTCAAATAG
- a CDS encoding thymidylate synthase, giving the protein MSDLGNSKWPLYKDTMLIFGNPKSQVGICTLWTKKELVAEKLDQNKFAVMGNLYSPRKGISFLFRNLLANPNIRHLIILGLDNSKSGQALADFFDGGFERFEDEKTNTIYWKIRSGVDNRIDYEIDKAALDLLRVNINFIDLRKENDLSKVQSIINNLKQDLESYASKPLLFPDPEKSDINMYPSEPAVHVVRGAKISEVWVKILDEIIRFGVTDKTSYQNRQKEILDLTSIITDEDPENLQIPEWLPNDRDHLRNYLPTILTAKCPAGASYTYGSRMRSYFGVDQVQKAVDELLHEKYTRRAVINLLDPRVDCNSKNPPCLNHCWFRIQNDKIYLVATIRSNDMFEAWPENAFGLRMLQFLVYKSILAKYPEVKLGDLVIHSQSAHIYDDSWDEAKNIIQNHYIETVKHPRNEIDPRGNFLIKTDDDEIIVEHYSHDELLLSSYKGKNAMLIYLRISRDRAISNINHAIYLGTELQKAEESIRLRIQYEQDKDLKYKRK; this is encoded by the coding sequence ATGAGCGATTTAGGCAATAGCAAGTGGCCGTTATACAAAGACACAATGCTTATTTTTGGCAATCCCAAAAGCCAGGTTGGCATCTGCACGCTATGGACAAAAAAAGAGCTCGTTGCCGAAAAATTGGATCAAAATAAGTTTGCCGTCATGGGCAATCTTTATTCGCCGAGAAAAGGGATCAGTTTTTTATTTCGCAATCTGCTCGCAAATCCCAATATACGCCACCTGATCATTTTGGGCCTCGACAATTCCAAAAGCGGCCAAGCGCTAGCTGATTTTTTTGATGGCGGATTTGAGAGATTCGAAGATGAGAAAACCAATACCATATATTGGAAAATAAGGAGCGGAGTCGATAACCGGATAGATTACGAAATCGACAAAGCCGCGCTGGATCTGCTGAGAGTAAATATTAATTTTATCGACTTGAGAAAAGAAAACGATCTTTCAAAAGTGCAAAGCATCATCAACAATTTAAAACAAGACCTCGAGTCTTACGCCTCAAAGCCGCTTCTTTTTCCGGATCCCGAGAAAAGCGATATAAATATGTATCCCTCCGAGCCAGCTGTCCATGTCGTTCGAGGCGCAAAAATTTCCGAAGTATGGGTTAAGATCCTTGATGAAATAATCAGATTCGGAGTAACTGACAAAACCTCATATCAAAACCGGCAGAAAGAGATCCTGGACCTTACGTCGATCATAACCGACGAGGATCCGGAAAATTTGCAAATTCCCGAATGGCTCCCGAATGACCGCGATCATCTCAGGAACTATCTGCCGACGATCCTGACCGCAAAATGCCCGGCTGGAGCTTCTTATACATATGGATCCAGAATGCGCAGCTATTTCGGAGTTGACCAGGTCCAAAAGGCTGTGGATGAGCTCCTTCATGAAAAATACACCAGAAGGGCCGTGATCAATCTTTTGGATCCGAGAGTGGACTGCAACAGCAAAAATCCTCCTTGCCTGAACCATTGCTGGTTCCGAATTCAGAATGACAAAATATATCTTGTAGCAACGATCAGAAGCAATGATATGTTCGAAGCGTGGCCGGAAAATGCATTCGGCCTGCGCATGCTTCAATTTTTGGTGTACAAGTCCATTCTTGCCAAATATCCCGAAGTAAAGCTTGGGGATCTCGTCATCCATTCCCAATCCGCTCATATATACGATGACTCTTGGGATGAAGCGAAGAATATCATCCAGAACCATTATATTGAAACAGTCAAGCATCCAAGGAATGAAATAGATCCAAGGGGGAATTTTCTCATTAAAACCGATGACGACGAGATCATTGTCGAACATTATTCGCATGACGAGCTTCTTCTTTCATCGTATAAGGGAAAAAATGCCATGTTGATCTATCTGAGGATATCCAGAGACAGAGCCATCTCCAATATCAATCATGCTATTTACCTCGGAACAGAGCTTCAGAAGGCTGAGGAATCGATAAGATTGCGGATTCAATATGAACAAGATAAAGACCTGAAGTATAAACGAAAATAA
- a CDS encoding deoxynucleoside kinase, with translation MKNYNPKGKLIVIDGIDGAGKATQTKLLLEKLKESGKAAETMDFPRYYDNFFGKLIGRFLNNEFGDAPNVNPYLASVLYAADRFESKEKISAWLKDGKIVILDRYASSNQIHQGGKIHDTIEKETFLKWLEEMEFEVFKIPKPDAIIFLNVPYDYSKDLLKKKSARDYIKKAKNDKVEKDKQYQTSSYIQSLDLVKKYNNWLEINCVENNELLPPDKISDLVWNKLKNII, from the coding sequence ATGAAGAACTATAACCCTAAAGGCAAATTAATCGTGATTGATGGCATTGACGGAGCGGGAAAAGCCACTCAAACGAAACTTCTTCTGGAAAAACTCAAGGAGTCGGGCAAGGCCGCAGAAACCATGGACTTTCCTCGATATTATGATAATTTCTTCGGGAAACTGATCGGAAGATTCCTGAATAATGAATTTGGAGACGCGCCGAATGTAAATCCATATCTTGCATCCGTCCTTTATGCAGCAGACAGATTCGAATCAAAGGAAAAAATATCCGCCTGGCTGAAAGACGGCAAAATAGTCATATTGGACAGATATGCTTCTTCGAATCAGATCCATCAGGGAGGAAAGATACATGATACAATTGAAAAGGAGACCTTCCTAAAATGGCTTGAAGAAATGGAATTCGAAGTGTTTAAAATACCGAAACCCGATGCGATTATCTTTCTCAATGTGCCTTACGATTATTCCAAGGACCTTTTGAAGAAAAAATCGGCACGAGATTATATAAAAAAAGCCAAAAACGACAAAGTCGAGAAAGATAAACAATATCAGACATCTTCATATATCCAATCACTGGACCTTGTAAAAAAATACAATAATTGGCTGGAAATAAATTGTGTTGAAAATAATGAATTGCTCCCGCCTGATAAAATAAGCGATCTCGTCTGGAATAAATTGAAAAATATTATTTAA
- the dut gene encoding dUTP diphosphatase, translated as MKTIGIVKVNDDARIPSYAHAEDAGMDLFSNENDYMLKAGERKGFSTGIKMEIPDGYAGLVWDKSGLAFKNGIKTMAGVIDSTYRGEIVIIMINLGDSGYLVEKGSKIAQMIVQKIEHFELSVQTSIENTSRGEKGFGSTGLK; from the coding sequence ATGAAAACAATTGGAATTGTGAAAGTGAATGATGATGCCAGGATCCCGTCATATGCTCATGCGGAAGATGCGGGAATGGATCTTTTTTCAAACGAAAATGACTATATGTTGAAAGCTGGAGAAAGAAAAGGCTTTTCGACCGGAATAAAAATGGAGATTCCCGATGGCTATGCAGGGCTCGTCTGGGATAAAAGCGGCCTAGCTTTCAAAAATGGCATTAAAACGATGGCTGGGGTTATTGATTCGACTTATAGGGGAGAGATAGTGATAATTATGATAAATCTCGGAGATTCCGGATATCTGGTGGAGAAAGGCTCCAAAATAGCACAAATGATAGTACAAAAAATTGAGCATTTCGAGCTTTCTGTTCAGACTTCCATTGAAAATACATCCAGAGGAGAAAAAGGATTCGGAAGTACCGGTCTAAAATAA